One region of Pseudomonas sp. ABC1 genomic DNA includes:
- a CDS encoding TRZ/ATZ family hydrolase: MPAKPLTPMDLLLFPTWLVPVEPAGVVLREHALGVRDGRIVFIGPRTETARLQATQRLELPETLLAPGFVNAHGHAAMTLLRGVADDRPLHIWLQQHIWPLEQRWVDESFVQAGTELAIAEQLKGGTTCFSSMYFFPESITERVHASGARAQIVVPIMDFPVPGTRDADEAIRKTVALYDDLKHHPRLSVSFGPHAPYSVSNTTLERLQVLSAEMDAGIQMHVHETAKEVHDAEKAHGERPLARLARMQLLGPRFQAVHMVHIKDEDLELLVEHNCSVIHCPESNLKLASGFCPVERLWEAGVNVALGTDGAASNNDLDMLGETRTAALLAKAVAGSASALNAHQALRMSTLNGARALGLDEQIGSLEIGKFADLVAFDMSSLAQQPLYDPVSQLIYASTRDCVKHVWVAGRQLVDNRQLLRMDEQRIIATARQWADKIASGRPS, encoded by the coding sequence ATGCCTGCAAAGCCACTGACCCCAATGGATCTTCTTTTATTCCCGACCTGGCTGGTTCCTGTCGAACCCGCCGGAGTCGTGCTTCGCGAACATGCACTGGGCGTCAGGGACGGTCGAATCGTCTTTATCGGCCCACGTACAGAAACCGCAAGGCTTCAGGCAACCCAACGACTGGAACTGCCGGAGACGCTTCTGGCCCCAGGGTTCGTCAATGCCCATGGGCACGCGGCCATGACACTGCTACGCGGCGTCGCGGATGACCGCCCTCTGCATATATGGCTGCAGCAACATATATGGCCACTCGAGCAACGCTGGGTCGATGAGTCATTTGTCCAGGCAGGAACAGAGCTGGCGATCGCCGAGCAACTGAAAGGTGGAACCACCTGCTTCTCCAGTATGTATTTCTTCCCCGAGAGCATTACCGAACGAGTGCATGCCAGCGGTGCCCGCGCGCAGATAGTCGTTCCGATCATGGACTTTCCGGTTCCTGGCACCCGGGACGCGGATGAAGCCATCCGCAAGACGGTCGCCCTGTATGACGACCTCAAGCACCACCCTCGCCTGAGCGTATCCTTCGGCCCACACGCCCCCTATTCGGTCAGCAACACGACACTGGAGCGCTTGCAGGTGCTCAGCGCGGAGATGGACGCTGGCATCCAGATGCATGTACACGAGACGGCCAAGGAAGTTCACGATGCCGAGAAAGCGCATGGCGAACGCCCACTGGCCAGGCTGGCGCGAATGCAGTTGCTGGGCCCACGCTTCCAGGCCGTGCATATGGTGCATATAAAAGATGAGGATCTCGAACTGCTGGTCGAGCACAATTGCAGTGTCATTCACTGCCCGGAATCCAATCTGAAGCTGGCCAGCGGCTTCTGCCCTGTGGAGCGATTGTGGGAAGCGGGCGTCAATGTAGCCCTGGGCACCGACGGAGCCGCCAGCAACAATGACCTCGACATGCTTGGCGAAACACGTACTGCCGCCCTTCTGGCCAAGGCTGTCGCCGGTTCGGCCAGCGCACTGAATGCCCACCAGGCATTACGCATGTCCACACTCAACGGCGCCCGCGCCCTCGGGCTGGATGAGCAGATTGGATCACTGGAGATCGGCAAATTCGCCGACCTGGTTGCGTTCGATATGTCGAGCCTGGCGCAGCAACCACTCTATGATCCGGTTTCGCAATTGATCTATGCCTCCACCCGGGACTGCGTCAAACATGTATGGGTCGCAGGCAGGCAATTAGTGGATAATCGCCAGTTGCTGCGTATGGACGAGCAGAGAATCATTGCCACTGCTCGCCAGTGGGCAGACAAGATCGCATCCGGACGCCCCTCGTGA
- the mupP gene encoding N-acetylmuramic acid 6-phosphate phosphatase MupP, with amino-acid sequence MRLRAILFDMDGTLLDTAPDFIAVIQAMRAARGLSPVTEQSIRDVVSGGAQAMVLAAFEVALQSEEFEHLRLEFLDRYQESCAVHSRLYEGMPELLADIEKAKLVWGVVTNKPVRFAEPIMQRLGLAERSSILICPDHVSRSKPDPEPMRLACERLQLEPSSVLFVGDDIRDIESGQAAGTRTAAVRYGYIHPQDNPNNWGADIVVDSPFELRSLLDRALCSC; translated from the coding sequence ATGCGCCTGCGCGCCATTCTGTTCGATATGGACGGTACCCTGCTGGACACCGCGCCGGACTTCATTGCCGTCATCCAGGCCATGCGCGCTGCCCGCGGCCTGTCGCCTGTCACGGAGCAAAGCATACGTGACGTAGTGTCCGGAGGCGCGCAGGCCATGGTCCTGGCCGCCTTCGAGGTTGCCCTGCAGTCAGAGGAATTCGAGCATCTGCGCCTTGAGTTCCTCGATCGCTATCAGGAGAGCTGCGCCGTCCATTCGCGTCTCTACGAGGGCATGCCGGAGCTGCTGGCCGATATCGAGAAGGCCAAGCTGGTCTGGGGCGTGGTCACCAACAAGCCCGTACGCTTCGCCGAACCGATCATGCAGCGCCTTGGTCTGGCCGAACGCTCCTCGATCCTGATCTGCCCTGACCATGTCAGCCGCAGCAAGCCGGACCCGGAGCCGATGCGGCTGGCCTGCGAACGCCTGCAGCTCGAACCGTCCAGCGTCCTGTTCGTCGGTGACGACATACGCGACATCGAGTCGGGCCAGGCCGCCGGTACCCGCACCGCAGCCGTGCGCTATGGGTATATCCACCCACAGGACAACCCGAACAATTGGGGAGCGGACATCGTGGTCGACAGCCCCTTCGAGTTACGCTCGCTGCTGGATCGCGCACTCTGCTCCTGCTGA
- a CDS encoding YciK family oxidoreductase, with amino-acid sequence MFDYSAPGDLLKGRIILVTGAGRGIGESVAKAYAAHGATVLLLGKNEENLNRVYDDIEAAGHPQAAVIPFNLETALPHQYDELAATLEQEFGHLDGLLHNAAIIGPRTPLEQLSGDNFMRVMQVNVNAMFMLTSTLLPLLKLSDNASVIFTSSSVGRTGRAYWGAYAVSKFATEGLMQVLADEVDDTVPVRANSINPGATRTDMRAKAYPGENPASNPHPDEITPLYLYLMGKDSMGVNGKALDARSGSPF; translated from the coding sequence ATGTTCGATTACTCTGCACCCGGCGACTTGCTCAAGGGCCGCATCATTCTTGTGACCGGTGCCGGACGCGGAATCGGAGAGTCGGTCGCGAAGGCCTATGCAGCACACGGAGCGACAGTCCTGCTGCTGGGCAAGAACGAAGAAAATCTCAACCGGGTCTATGACGACATAGAAGCCGCCGGACACCCTCAGGCTGCGGTGATTCCCTTCAACCTGGAAACCGCCCTGCCCCATCAGTACGACGAGCTCGCCGCCACCCTGGAACAGGAGTTCGGCCACTTGGACGGACTGCTGCACAACGCCGCCATCATCGGCCCGCGCACACCGCTGGAACAGCTATCCGGCGACAACTTCATGCGGGTGATGCAGGTGAACGTCAATGCCATGTTCATGCTGACCAGCACGCTGCTGCCCCTGCTGAAACTGTCGGACAACGCCTCGGTGATTTTCACCTCCAGCAGCGTCGGCCGCACGGGCCGGGCCTACTGGGGCGCCTACGCCGTCTCCAAGTTCGCAACCGAGGGCCTGATGCAAGTGCTCGCCGACGAAGTGGACGATACCGTCCCTGTCCGTGCCAATAGCATCAACCCCGGCGCCACGCGCACCGACATGCGCGCGAAAGCCTACCCAGGCGAAAATCCGGCCAGCAATCCGCACCCGGACGAGATCACACCGCTCTACCTGTACTTGATGGGCAAAGACAGCATGGGCGTCAATGGAAAGGCGCTCGACGCCAGAAGCGGAAGCCCCTTCTAA
- a CDS encoding GGDEF domain-containing protein: protein MSLSSKSTTINFDTARLKSFGLPPYQHTRHTARNLDDLHSLLTQHLQTSLEVDRLLEYFFTDITSLIALDGLAYCHEETDLHLQLGSATGETCIFPLSHESEALGRLTLYQDRPFDAQKRLLLENLVDALRFPLRNALLYRSAVQASLKDPLTSTGNRTALQQSLQRETELARRYNQPLSLIMLDMDHFKKLNDEHGHDAGDQALKSVAKLLKAQLRNIDMVFRFGGEEFLLILSNTPVNAAALVGERIRLAIETTPLELRSATVRLSASLGCALYQPGESSDTLLQRADAALYRAKQGGRNQVRLAD from the coding sequence CTGTCACTCTCGTCCAAGAGCACAACCATCAACTTCGATACAGCACGCCTGAAGTCTTTTGGCCTGCCGCCCTATCAGCACACCCGCCATACCGCCAGAAACCTGGACGACCTCCACAGCCTGCTGACACAGCACCTGCAGACCAGCCTGGAAGTGGACCGCCTCCTCGAATACTTCTTCACAGACATCACCTCCCTTATCGCACTCGACGGGCTTGCCTATTGCCATGAGGAAACCGACCTGCACTTGCAGCTTGGCTCGGCGACTGGCGAGACCTGCATCTTTCCGCTGAGCCATGAATCCGAAGCCCTCGGCAGACTGACCCTGTATCAGGATCGCCCCTTCGATGCGCAGAAGCGCCTGCTGCTGGAAAACCTGGTCGATGCGTTGCGCTTCCCGCTACGCAATGCACTGCTCTATCGCAGCGCCGTGCAGGCGTCGTTGAAAGATCCACTGACGAGTACCGGCAACAGAACGGCGCTGCAACAGAGCCTGCAACGCGAAACGGAACTGGCCCGGCGTTATAACCAGCCACTCTCGCTGATCATGCTGGACATGGATCATTTCAAGAAACTCAACGACGAGCATGGCCACGACGCTGGCGACCAGGCCCTGAAAAGCGTCGCCAAGCTGCTCAAGGCACAACTGCGCAACATCGACATGGTCTTTCGTTTCGGTGGAGAGGAGTTCTTGCTCATTCTCTCCAACACACCAGTCAACGCCGCCGCACTGGTGGGCGAGCGTATTCGCCTGGCCATAGAAACAACGCCACTTGAACTGCGCTCAGCGACAGTCCGCCTGTCGGCCAGCCTCGGCTGCGCGCTCTACCAGCCAGGGGAATCGAGCGACACCTTGCTGCAACGGGCCGATGCCGCGCTGTATCGCGCCAAGCAGGGCGGGCGCAATCAGGTACGCCTGGCAGACTGA
- the ubiG gene encoding bifunctional 2-polyprenyl-6-hydroxyphenol methylase/3-demethylubiquinol 3-O-methyltransferase UbiG has product MSNVDHAEIAKFEALAHRWWDKDSEFKPLHEINPLRVNWIDERISLAGKKVLDVGCGGGILSESMARRGAQVTGIDMGEAPLSVARLHLLESGLEVDYRQITAEDMAAEAAGQFDVVTCLEMLEHVPDPSSIIRACHTLVKPGGQVFFSTINRNLKAYAMAIVGAEYLLQLLPRGTHDYKKFIRPSELGFWCREAGLDIKDIVGLTYNPLSKEYKLTNNADVNYMIQTLKEA; this is encoded by the coding sequence ATGAGCAACGTCGACCACGCAGAAATCGCCAAATTCGAAGCACTGGCCCATCGCTGGTGGGACAAGGACAGCGAATTCAAACCACTGCATGAGATAAATCCCCTGCGCGTCAACTGGATCGACGAACGCATAAGCCTGGCTGGAAAGAAAGTCCTGGATGTTGGCTGTGGTGGCGGCATTCTCAGTGAGTCCATGGCAAGGCGTGGTGCCCAGGTGACAGGGATCGACATGGGCGAAGCCCCTCTTTCGGTCGCACGCCTGCACTTGCTCGAGTCCGGCCTCGAGGTCGACTACCGCCAGATCACAGCCGAGGACATGGCTGCCGAAGCTGCCGGGCAGTTCGACGTAGTCACCTGCCTGGAGATGCTTGAGCACGTACCCGATCCGTCCTCGATCATCCGCGCCTGTCATACCCTGGTCAAACCAGGCGGCCAGGTGTTCTTCTCGACCATCAACCGCAACCTGAAGGCCTATGCAATGGCCATCGTGGGTGCCGAGTACCTGCTGCAGCTGTTGCCACGCGGTACCCACGACTACAAGAAATTCATCCGCCCTTCCGAACTGGGCTTCTGGTGCCGCGAGGCCGGCCTGGACATCAAGGATATCGTCGGGCTGACCTACAACCCGCTGAGCAAAGAGTACAAGTTGACCAACAATGCCGATGTCAACTACATGATCCAGACTCTCAAGGAGGCCTGA